One stretch of Candidatus Dormiibacterota bacterium DNA includes these proteins:
- a CDS encoding VIT1/CCC1 transporter family protein, whose product MAGAEPPAERERQLDTEAMTGAERRQLIAQIRRNWREEMSSARLYRRLASTTENGEPQATLLEMAGHELRHADHWGERLEELGERIPRLRPNLRDVALPLLARAAGLGAVISLIEGGEARGKFDYMRQARLLPDAKSRAIAGRIVPDERLHQGAAARLSGRSDAASAAGRPRRTYFAEYLRDLIFGLNDGLVSNLSLISGVSAASSTRVVLLAGVAGILAGGTSMFAGSYLSNKSQREVIAEEVRRAAELIAYAPEEERDALRRIYREKGFSEEEVELLVGRICTDPDHWLDVLVTEELGLTLDPGPPPVADGAWAGGGFAIAAAVPLMPFLFTSGTTALVIACVLSALALFAVGSAKTLVTRRSPIRSGLEMVIVGLLASLVTFLVGRLIGGGVG is encoded by the coding sequence ATGGCCGGCGCCGAACCCCCGGCGGAGAGGGAGCGCCAGCTCGACACCGAGGCGATGACCGGCGCCGAGCGGCGTCAGCTCATCGCCCAGATCCGCCGCAACTGGCGGGAGGAGATGAGCTCGGCGCGGCTCTATCGCCGCCTCGCCTCCACCACCGAGAACGGCGAGCCCCAGGCCACCCTCCTGGAGATGGCCGGCCACGAGCTGCGCCACGCCGACCACTGGGGCGAGCGCCTCGAGGAGCTCGGCGAGCGCATCCCCCGGCTCCGCCCCAACCTCCGCGACGTGGCCCTGCCGCTGCTCGCCCGCGCCGCCGGGCTGGGCGCGGTGATCTCGCTGATCGAGGGCGGCGAGGCCCGCGGCAAGTTCGACTACATGCGCCAGGCCCGGCTGCTCCCCGATGCCAAATCGCGGGCGATCGCCGGCCGCATCGTCCCCGACGAGCGCCTCCACCAGGGGGCCGCGGCCCGGCTCAGCGGCCGCAGCGACGCCGCCAGCGCCGCCGGCCGGCCCCGCCGGACCTACTTCGCCGAGTACCTGCGCGACCTGATCTTCGGCCTCAATGACGGCCTGGTCAGCAACCTCAGCCTGATCAGCGGGGTGAGCGCCGCGTCGTCGACGCGGGTGGTCCTGCTCGCCGGGGTGGCGGGGATCCTCGCCGGCGGCACCTCGATGTTCGCCGGCTCCTACCTCAGCAACAAGTCCCAGCGCGAGGTGATCGCCGAGGAGGTGCGCCGCGCCGCCGAGCTGATCGCCTACGCCCCCGAGGAGGAGCGTGACGCGCTCCGGCGCATCTACCGGGAGAAGGGCTTCAGCGAGGAGGAGGTCGAGCTGCTGGTGGGCCGGATCTGCACCGACCCCGACCACTGGCTCGACGTGCTCGTCACCGAGGAGCTGGGGCTCACCCTCGACCCGGGGCCGCCTCCGGTCGCCGACGGCGCCTGGGCGGGGGGCGGGTTCGCGATCGCCGCCGCCGTCCCGCTGATGCCCTTCCTGTTCACCTCCGGCACCACCGCGCTGGTGATCGCCTGCGTGCTCTCGGCCCTCGCCCTGTTCGCGGTGGGGTCGGCCAAGACCCTGGTCACCCGGCGCAGCCCGATCCGCAGCGGCCTCGAGATGGTGATCGTCGGCCTCCTCGCCTCGCTGGTCACCTTCCTGGTGGGCCGGCTGATCGGCGGCGGGGTGGGATGA
- the gyrB gene encoding DNA topoisomerase (ATP-hydrolyzing) subunit B yields MTHPRPPPTFADATGAPDPLIDDSARPDDLTPSQPARPPSEGGGGRSAASAGHTEDGYGAAQIQVLEGLDPVRRRPGMYIGSTDTRGLHHLVYEIVDNSIDEALAGYCDQIVVTLHADSSVSVLDNGRGIPVDMHPTEKRSALEVVLTKLHAGGKFGGGGYKVSGGLHGVGLSVVNALSERLDVEVYKDGRAHVQSYVRGVPQGPVEVAGQTDRHGTMVRFWADPQIFPEIAFSWEMVATRLRELAFLNKGIAIVLRDEARETAHTFYFEGGIQAFVKHLNAGRNVVNQKLFYVEREIDTTMIEIALQYQNTTFTEHVLAYANNIHTEEGGSHVTGFRSALTATLNKYARKASLLKDNDANLSGDDVRDGLTAVLSVKLQEPQFEGQTKTKLGNSEVAGQVSAVLSDSLMQFLEENPGDARRIVEQSLTAARARHAAARARELVQRKSLLESATLPGKLADCSERDPALCEIFIVEGDSAGGTAKAGRERRFQAILPLRGKILNVEKARADKILANEEIKNLITALGVGFGENMNTERLRYHRIVLMVDADVDGSHIRTLLLTFFWRHLQPLIKAGNVFLAQPPLYALRKGKNVEYAYSDTERDEKMKAIGGKIEVQRYKGLGEMNAVQLWETTMDPETRVLLRVDVEDTLRADDIFDRLMGSDVAPRKRFIQTHAKSVRNLDI; encoded by the coding sequence GTGACGCACCCCCGACCCCCGCCGACCTTCGCGGACGCAACCGGAGCACCCGACCCTCTGATCGACGACAGCGCACGTCCCGACGACCTCACCCCCAGCCAGCCCGCCCGCCCCCCGAGCGAGGGCGGCGGGGGTCGGTCCGCCGCGTCGGCGGGTCATACCGAGGACGGCTACGGCGCCGCCCAGATCCAGGTCCTGGAGGGCCTCGACCCGGTCCGCCGCCGTCCCGGCATGTACATCGGCTCGACCGACACGCGCGGGCTGCACCACCTCGTCTACGAGATCGTCGACAACAGCATCGACGAGGCCCTGGCCGGCTACTGCGACCAGATCGTGGTCACCCTCCACGCCGACAGCTCGGTGTCGGTGCTCGACAACGGCCGCGGCATCCCCGTGGACATGCACCCCACCGAGAAGCGCTCGGCGCTGGAGGTGGTGCTGACCAAGCTCCATGCCGGCGGCAAGTTCGGCGGCGGCGGCTACAAGGTCTCGGGCGGCCTCCACGGCGTCGGCCTCAGCGTCGTCAACGCGCTCAGCGAGCGCCTCGACGTCGAGGTCTACAAGGACGGCAGGGCGCACGTCCAGAGCTACGTCCGCGGCGTGCCCCAGGGCCCTGTCGAGGTGGCCGGCCAGACCGACCGCCACGGCACCATGGTGCGCTTCTGGGCCGATCCGCAGATCTTCCCGGAGATCGCCTTCAGCTGGGAGATGGTCGCCACCCGGCTGCGCGAGCTCGCCTTCCTCAACAAGGGCATCGCCATCGTGCTCCGCGACGAGGCGAGGGAGACGGCGCACACCTTCTACTTCGAGGGCGGCATCCAGGCGTTCGTGAAGCACCTCAACGCGGGCCGGAACGTCGTCAACCAGAAGCTCTTCTACGTCGAGCGCGAGATCGACACGACGATGATCGAGATCGCCCTCCAGTACCAGAACACGACCTTCACCGAGCACGTGCTCGCCTACGCGAACAACATCCACACCGAGGAGGGCGGCAGCCACGTCACCGGTTTCCGCAGCGCGCTGACAGCCACCCTCAACAAGTACGCGCGCAAGGCGTCGCTGCTCAAGGACAACGACGCCAACCTCAGCGGCGACGACGTGCGCGACGGCCTCACCGCGGTGCTGTCGGTCAAGCTGCAGGAGCCGCAGTTCGAGGGGCAGACCAAGACCAAGCTGGGCAACAGCGAGGTGGCGGGACAGGTGTCTGCGGTGCTCAGCGACTCGCTGATGCAGTTCCTCGAGGAGAACCCCGGCGATGCCCGCCGCATCGTCGAGCAGTCGCTGACCGCGGCGCGGGCGCGGCACGCCGCCGCCCGGGCCCGCGAGCTGGTGCAGCGCAAGTCGCTGCTGGAGTCGGCGACGCTGCCCGGCAAGCTCGCCGACTGCAGCGAGCGCGACCCCGCGCTCTGCGAGATCTTCATCGTCGAGGGCGACTCCGCAGGTGGCACCGCCAAGGCGGGGCGCGAGCGCCGCTTCCAGGCGATCCTCCCGCTGCGCGGCAAGATCCTCAACGTCGAGAAGGCGCGCGCCGACAAGATCCTTGCCAACGAGGAGATCAAGAACCTGATCACCGCGCTGGGGGTGGGCTTCGGCGAGAACATGAACACCGAGCGGCTGCGCTACCACCGCATCGTGCTCATGGTCGACGCCGACGTCGACGGCTCCCACATCCGCACCCTGCTGCTGACCTTCTTCTGGCGCCACCTGCAGCCGCTCATCAAGGCCGGCAACGTGTTCCTCGCCCAGCCGCCGCTCTACGCGCTGCGCAAGGGCAAGAACGTCGAGTACGCCTACAGCGACACCGAGCGCGACGAGAAGATGAAGGCGATCGGCGGCAAGATCGAGGTGCAGCGCTACAAGGGACTCGGCGAGATGAACGCCGTGCAGCTGTGGGAGACCACCATGGACCCGGAGACCCGGGTGCTGCTCCGCGTCGACGTCGAGGACACCCTCCGCGCCGACGACATCTTCGACCGGCTGATGGGCTCGGACGTCGCCCCCCGCAAGCGCTTCATCCAGACGCACGCCAAGAGCGTGCGCAACCTGGACATCTGA
- the plsX gene encoding phosphate acyltransferase PlsX, which translates to MSATTGITVAVDAMGGDHAPDAVVAGAVTAVESRGCRVILVGRRDAVETSLRRCVQPPDLERVRSRIEVFEASEVVEMDEHPAQAVRAKRDSSIVRACELAAQGRAQAVVSAGNSGAVLAAALFTLRRIPGIARPAIGALLPGRDDARTFLLDVGANADVRAEWLAQFAVMGSVYARTMMGVADPRVALLSNGEEPGKGSALIQAAHPLLAAAPIRFTGNIEGRDLLSGRCDVAVTDGFTGNVALKTAEGVGEYLFAVLRHEARTSRRAMLGGLLLKPRLRAVRDRVDYRATGGALLLGVAGEVVIAHGRSDATAIDNAIGVAATAVQHHVSGTIAAAMPREVVTPALAATTEDQS; encoded by the coding sequence ATGAGCGCGACCACGGGCATCACCGTCGCCGTCGACGCCATGGGGGGCGACCATGCCCCTGACGCGGTCGTCGCCGGGGCCGTCACCGCCGTCGAGTCGCGGGGCTGCAGGGTCATCCTGGTGGGCCGGCGCGACGCCGTCGAGACCTCGCTGCGCCGCTGCGTCCAGCCGCCCGACCTCGAGCGGGTCCGCAGCCGCATCGAGGTCTTCGAGGCGTCCGAGGTCGTGGAGATGGACGAGCACCCCGCCCAGGCGGTGCGCGCCAAGCGCGACTCGTCGATCGTCCGCGCCTGCGAGCTGGCCGCCCAGGGACGTGCCCAGGCGGTGGTCAGCGCCGGCAACAGCGGCGCGGTGCTCGCCGCCGCGCTGTTCACCCTCAGGCGCATCCCCGGGATCGCCCGCCCCGCCATCGGCGCGCTGCTGCCGGGGCGCGACGACGCCCGCACCTTCCTGCTCGACGTCGGCGCCAACGCCGACGTGCGCGCCGAGTGGCTGGCCCAGTTCGCGGTGATGGGCAGCGTCTACGCCCGCACCATGATGGGCGTCGCCGATCCCCGTGTCGCCCTGCTCAGCAACGGCGAGGAGCCGGGCAAGGGCTCAGCGCTCATCCAGGCCGCGCACCCGCTGCTCGCCGCCGCGCCGATCCGCTTCACCGGCAACATCGAGGGCCGCGACCTGCTCAGCGGGAGGTGCGACGTCGCCGTCACCGACGGCTTCACCGGCAACGTCGCCCTGAAGACCGCCGAGGGGGTGGGCGAGTACCTGTTCGCGGTGCTGCGGCACGAGGCCAGGACCAGCCGCCGCGCCATGCTCGGCGGCCTGCTGCTCAAGCCCCGGCTGCGCGCGGTGCGCGACCGGGTCGACTACCGGGCCACCGGCGGCGCGCTGCTCCTCGGCGTCGCCGGAGAGGTGGTGATCGCCCACGGCCGCTCCGACGCCACCGCGATCGACAACGCCATCGGCGTCGCCGCCACCGCCGTCCAGCACCACGTCAGCGGCACCATCGCCGCCGCAATGCCCCGCGAGGTGGTCACCCCCGCCCTCGCCGCCACCACGGAAGACCAGTCATGA
- the gyrA gene encoding DNA gyrase subunit A, whose protein sequence is MTVLPPHQNVRPIELEQEMRSSYMDYAMSVIISRALPDVRDGLKPVQRRILYAMLEQGMTAGARYQKSAAIVGEVMKHYHPHGDSSIYDTMVRLAQPWVMRYPLVDGQGNFGSMDGDPPAAHRYTEARMSPIAMQVVEDIDKDTVDFVDNYSSTTTEPSVLPALLPNLLVNGSSGIAVGMATNIPPHNLTEVCDGLVHLVDNPEATTEDLTKIIRGPDFPTGGIIYGRDIATVYGTGHGRIVMRAQVEFEESRNGREQIIVRELPYQVNKARLIANIAELVNDKKIDGISDLRDESGRKEAVRIVIELKSNARPHTVLNNLFKHTQLQTTFGAIMLALVDGRPQVLGIKALLQEYIDYRRDVVTRRTRFLLKRARDRAHVLEGLMKCLDHLDEVIRIIRGAVDEKAARTALETRFELTERQSKAITDLRLGQLSRLEGDRLRQEYEELIKEITRLEDILADVRKVDIILKDELAGLRRKFGDPRRTEIRLGEVELNEEDLIPREEVFVTLTNRGYVKRMPITTYRTQHKGGKGVLGARRSTDEDYVAHSTIASTHSDMLFFTNRGRVFRLRTHEIPDVKRQAKGMPVINLIELEQRERVTALIDMESFGEEQFLVMVTKLGQIKKTPAAAYSAVRRNGLIAMNLQDDDELNWVRVSSGGDEVIVATRQGKCSRYSEREVRPTGRDTQGVAAIRLRDGDEVAGFDIAKPNGYVLVVTEKGYGKLTAVSEYNSKGRNIQGMYTIDQTKLSKIGEIVGMRVVEDLSEELMVISTMGQVIRIPLEQVRVANRQTQGVIIMRLTDDDRVGSMAGVGSPGALDA, encoded by the coding sequence ATGACCGTACTGCCCCCGCACCAGAACGTCCGCCCCATCGAGCTCGAGCAGGAGATGCGCTCGTCGTACATGGACTACGCGATGAGCGTGATCATCTCGCGTGCCCTGCCCGACGTCCGCGACGGCCTCAAGCCGGTGCAGCGCCGCATCCTCTACGCGATGCTCGAGCAGGGCATGACCGCGGGGGCCCGCTACCAGAAGTCCGCGGCCATCGTCGGCGAGGTGATGAAGCACTATCACCCCCACGGCGACTCGTCGATCTACGACACCATGGTGCGGCTCGCCCAGCCCTGGGTGATGCGCTACCCGCTGGTCGACGGCCAGGGCAACTTCGGCTCCATGGACGGCGACCCGCCGGCGGCGCACCGGTACACCGAGGCGCGGATGTCGCCGATCGCCATGCAGGTGGTCGAGGACATCGACAAGGACACGGTCGACTTCGTCGACAACTACTCGTCGACCACCACCGAGCCATCGGTGCTGCCCGCGCTCCTCCCCAACCTGCTGGTCAACGGCTCCAGCGGCATCGCCGTGGGCATGGCGACGAACATCCCGCCCCACAACCTCACCGAGGTGTGCGACGGGCTGGTCCACCTCGTCGACAACCCCGAGGCGACCACCGAGGACCTGACCAAGATCATCCGCGGTCCCGACTTCCCCACCGGCGGGATCATCTACGGCCGCGACATCGCCACCGTCTACGGCACCGGCCACGGGCGCATCGTGATGCGCGCCCAGGTGGAGTTCGAGGAGTCGCGCAACGGCCGCGAGCAGATCATCGTCCGCGAGCTGCCCTACCAGGTGAACAAGGCGCGGCTGATCGCGAACATCGCCGAGCTGGTGAACGACAAGAAGATCGACGGCATCAGCGACCTCCGCGACGAGTCCGGCCGCAAGGAGGCGGTGCGCATCGTCATCGAGCTGAAGTCGAACGCGCGCCCCCACACCGTGCTGAACAACCTCTTCAAGCACACCCAGCTGCAGACCACCTTCGGGGCGATCATGCTCGCCCTCGTCGACGGCCGGCCCCAGGTGCTCGGCATCAAGGCGCTGCTCCAGGAGTACATCGACTACCGCCGCGACGTGGTCACCCGGCGCACCCGCTTCCTGCTGAAGCGTGCCAGGGACCGGGCCCACGTCCTCGAGGGGTTGATGAAGTGCCTCGACCATCTCGACGAGGTGATCCGCATCATCCGCGGCGCCGTCGACGAGAAGGCCGCGCGCACCGCCCTCGAGACCCGGTTCGAGCTCACCGAGCGGCAGTCGAAGGCGATCACCGACCTCCGCCTCGGCCAGCTCTCCCGCCTCGAGGGCGACCGGCTCCGCCAGGAGTACGAGGAGCTGATCAAGGAGATCACCCGGCTGGAGGACATCCTCGCCGACGTCCGCAAGGTCGACATCATCCTCAAGGACGAGCTGGCGGGCCTGCGGAGGAAGTTCGGCGACCCCCGCCGCACCGAGATCCGCCTCGGTGAGGTCGAGCTCAACGAGGAGGACCTGATCCCCCGCGAGGAGGTCTTCGTCACCCTCACCAATCGCGGCTACGTCAAGCGGATGCCGATCACCACCTATCGCACCCAGCACAAGGGTGGCAAGGGCGTGCTCGGGGCGCGGCGCTCGACCGACGAGGACTACGTCGCCCACTCGACGATCGCCAGCACCCACAGCGACATGCTGTTCTTCACCAATCGGGGCCGTGTCTTCCGGCTGCGCACCCACGAGATCCCCGACGTGAAGCGGCAGGCCAAGGGCATGCCGGTGATCAACCTCATCGAGCTCGAGCAGCGCGAGCGGGTGACCGCGCTGATCGACATGGAGTCCTTCGGCGAGGAGCAGTTCCTGGTGATGGTCACCAAGCTGGGGCAGATCAAGAAGACCCCGGCGGCCGCCTACTCGGCGGTGCGGCGCAACGGCCTGATCGCCATGAACCTGCAGGACGATGACGAGCTGAACTGGGTGCGCGTCTCCTCCGGCGGCGACGAGGTCATCGTCGCCACCCGGCAGGGGAAGTGCTCGCGCTACTCCGAGCGCGAGGTGCGCCCCACCGGCCGCGACACCCAGGGGGTGGCGGCGATCCGCCTCCGCGACGGCGACGAGGTGGCCGGCTTCGACATCGCCAAGCCGAACGGCTACGTGCTGGTGGTCACCGAGAAGGGCTACGGCAAGCTCACCGCGGTCTCGGAGTACAACTCCAAGGGCCGGAACATCCAGGGCATGTACACCATCGACCAGACCAAGCTGTCGAAGATCGGCGAGATCGTCGGCATGCGCGTGGTCGAGGACCTCTCCGAGGAGCTGATGGTGATCAGCACCATGGGCCAGGTGATCCGCATCCCCCTCGAGCAGGTGCGGGTGGCGAACCGCCAGACCCAGGGCGTGATCATCATGCGCCTGACCGACGACGACCGCGTCGGCTCGATGGCCGGGGTCGGGTCGCCGGGGGCCCTGGACGCATGA
- a CDS encoding universal stress protein, translating to MSSPHGFAAKRILVPVNGSSTDEEAVRLACRFALRNRAKVYAVSILVVKRSLPLDAVPEADMERAERILDAAERVGRDLDVKVETELLQAREVGPAIVDEIRAWRADLLIMGMPYRERFGEFHVGKTGPYVMANAPCQVLIFREPLREDEPAP from the coding sequence ATGTCGTCGCCACACGGATTCGCCGCCAAGCGCATCCTTGTGCCCGTCAACGGGAGCTCCACCGACGAGGAGGCGGTGCGTCTCGCCTGCCGGTTCGCGCTCCGCAACCGGGCCAAGGTCTACGCGGTGAGCATCCTGGTGGTGAAGCGCAGCCTCCCCCTCGACGCCGTCCCCGAGGCGGACATGGAGCGGGCGGAGCGGATCCTCGACGCCGCCGAGCGGGTGGGCCGCGACCTCGACGTCAAGGTGGAGACCGAGCTCCTCCAGGCGCGTGAGGTGGGTCCGGCGATCGTCGACGAGATCCGGGCCTGGCGCGCCGACCTGCTGATCATGGGGATGCCCTATCGCGAGCGCTTCGGCGAGTTCCACGTGGGCAAGACCGGTCCGTACGTGATGGCCAACGCCCCCTGCCAGGTGCTGATCTTCCGCGAGCCGCTGCGCGAGGACGAGCCCGCTCCGTAG
- a CDS encoding TrkA family potassium uptake protein: MRVVIVGCGRVGSLLALRLAGEGHTVCVIDEKPSAFERLGDDFSGEMVVGNGLEGATLRRAGIAKADCFAAVMPGDNRNLMAAQLAREIFKVERVITRIYDPIRAAVYREMGVETICSTVIGAGLIHDYLVDGVNRADAVAGAGGRT; this comes from the coding sequence ATGAGGGTCGTCATCGTGGGCTGCGGCAGGGTCGGCTCCCTGCTCGCGCTGCGACTCGCCGGCGAGGGCCACACCGTGTGCGTCATCGACGAGAAGCCGTCCGCGTTCGAGCGTCTCGGCGATGATTTCAGCGGCGAGATGGTGGTCGGCAACGGCCTCGAGGGCGCGACCCTGCGCCGCGCCGGCATTGCGAAGGCCGACTGCTTCGCCGCGGTGATGCCCGGCGACAACCGCAACCTCATGGCCGCCCAGCTCGCCCGCGAGATCTTCAAGGTCGAGCGGGTGATCACCCGCATCTACGACCCGATCCGCGCCGCGGTGTACCGGGAGATGGGGGTCGAGACGATCTGCTCGACGGTGATCGGCGCCGGGCTCATCCACGACTACCTCGTCGACGGGGTCAACCGCGCCGACGCGGTGGCCGGCGCCGGAGGACGCACGTGA
- a CDS encoding NAD-binding protein, whose protein sequence is MNQRNTPYVIVIGGGKVGYHLARHLLDRGYEVTLVEKDKVRAQWLSHQLGSCSIMVGDGDEMAFLATTGIERAGVVVGATGDDEDNLVACQLAKRKFSVPRTIARVNDPENVRLFKALGIDVPVSATELLMGLIEAELSGSDAVKGVAVKASGATLVDVALPDLSSLVGRRVADIPLPAGDLVVCIVRDGRPVVPQADVVIKPKDELIIYSTTLDVDSVRELVTN, encoded by the coding sequence GTGAACCAGCGCAACACCCCCTACGTCATCGTCATCGGCGGTGGCAAGGTGGGGTACCACCTCGCCCGTCACCTGCTCGACCGCGGCTACGAGGTGACCCTGGTCGAGAAGGACAAGGTGCGCGCCCAGTGGCTGTCGCACCAGCTCGGCTCGTGCAGCATCATGGTCGGCGACGGCGACGAGATGGCCTTCCTCGCCACCACCGGCATCGAGCGCGCCGGCGTCGTGGTCGGCGCCACCGGCGACGACGAGGACAACCTGGTCGCCTGCCAGCTGGCGAAGCGGAAGTTCAGCGTGCCGCGCACCATCGCGCGCGTCAACGACCCCGAGAACGTCCGGCTCTTCAAGGCCCTCGGCATCGACGTGCCGGTGTCCGCGACCGAGCTGCTGATGGGTCTCATCGAGGCCGAGCTGAGCGGCTCCGACGCGGTGAAGGGCGTGGCGGTGAAGGCCAGCGGCGCCACCCTGGTCGACGTCGCGCTCCCCGACCTCTCCTCGCTGGTGGGCCGGCGAGTCGCCGACATCCCGCTTCCCGCGGGTGATCTGGTGGTCTGCATCGTCCGCGACGGGCGGCCGGTGGTGCCGCAGGCCGACGTCGTGATCAAGCCCAAGGACGAGCTGATCATCTATTCCACCACCCTCGACGTCGACAGCGTCCGCGAGCTGGTCACCAACTGA
- the pheA gene encoding prephenate dehydratase, whose amino-acid sequence MRRVAYLGPEGTNSHDAALARYREGALLVPAGDIPTVVASVTAGCVEEALVPIENSTEGSVTVTLDMLIAGDAPRIVGEIVLPIRHQLVARPGTALTDIERVVSLGQPAAQCRSWLRENLPGAQVFPALSTAAAVASCVHSGRLAAIGTEAAARLYGMEVIAADIQDSVDNATRFVILARDRPEPTGRDRTSLVFAFHADRPGSLASALQPFAGRGINLTKIESRPTKAALGAYWFLIDCEGHEDDSPVADAISEVRAITVGMRVLGSYPRAD is encoded by the coding sequence GTGCGCCGCGTCGCCTATCTCGGTCCGGAGGGGACCAACTCGCACGACGCGGCGCTCGCCCGCTATCGCGAGGGCGCGCTGCTGGTGCCCGCCGGCGACATCCCCACGGTGGTCGCCTCGGTGACCGCCGGCTGCGTGGAGGAGGCCCTGGTCCCGATCGAGAACAGCACCGAGGGCAGCGTCACCGTCACCCTCGACATGCTCATCGCCGGCGACGCGCCGCGCATCGTCGGGGAGATCGTGCTGCCGATCCGCCATCAGCTGGTGGCGCGCCCGGGCACCGCGCTCACCGACATCGAGCGGGTGGTCTCGCTCGGCCAACCGGCGGCGCAGTGCCGCAGCTGGCTCCGCGAGAACCTCCCCGGCGCCCAGGTGTTCCCGGCGCTGAGCACGGCCGCCGCGGTGGCCTCCTGCGTCCACTCCGGCCGCCTCGCCGCCATCGGCACCGAGGCGGCGGCCCGCCTCTACGGGATGGAGGTGATCGCCGCCGACATCCAGGACTCGGTGGACAACGCCACCCGTTTCGTCATCCTCGCCCGCGACCGCCCCGAGCCCACCGGGCGCGATCGCACCTCGCTGGTCTTCGCCTTCCACGCCGACCGTCCCGGCTCGCTGGCCTCGGCGCTGCAGCCGTTCGCGGGCCGGGGGATCAACCTCACCAAGATCGAGTCACGGCCCACCAAGGCGGCCCTGGGCGCGTACTGGTTCCTGATCGACTGCGAGGGTCACGAGGACGACTCGCCCGTGGCCGACGCCATCTCCGAGGTGCGGGCGATCACCGTCGGAATGCGCGTGCTGGGCTCCTATCCCCGCGCCGACTGA
- a CDS encoding DUF5679 domain-containing protein, with protein sequence MAVNGYCLKCKTSVEIQDAQAITMKNGKPATKGVCPTCGTTIFKIGKAA encoded by the coding sequence ATGGCTGTCAACGGCTATTGCCTGAAGTGCAAGACATCCGTGGAGATCCAGGATGCCCAGGCCATCACCATGAAGAACGGCAAGCCGGCCACCAAGGGCGTCTGCCCGACGTGCGGCACCACCATCTTCAAGATCGGCAAGGCCGCCTGA
- a CDS encoding phytoene/squalene synthase family protein, whose translation MAAEGRRRRDDLRSCRRIIRVHARSFSFAALFLPGQVREDVAVVYAYYRLLDDLVDEPPEGMGRERVRAVLDDWDAWLAAGLPPDGSHPVRRILPEVVERRRLDAGDLRIVIRGLRADLDHRRPATMAELEGYCFDVAGSVGLVMAALLGARDPAAARDAAAALGSAMQLTNVCRDVDEDLTRGRLYLPADVCALTGCDDDALRDRRATPGVRLAVAVVARRAAELYARGVTGLPLLPREARFPIAVAARTYAAILDRLAARGHDVFAGRVSTTRRDKWALVARLAAARAIRG comes from the coding sequence ATGGCCGCTGAGGGGAGGCGGCGGCGCGACGACCTGCGCAGCTGCCGGCGGATCATCCGGGTCCACGCCCGCTCGTTCTCGTTCGCGGCGCTGTTCCTCCCCGGCCAGGTGCGCGAGGACGTCGCCGTGGTCTACGCCTACTACCGCCTGCTCGACGACCTCGTCGACGAGCCCCCGGAGGGGATGGGCCGGGAGCGGGTGCGCGCCGTTCTCGACGACTGGGACGCCTGGCTGGCGGCGGGGCTGCCCCCCGACGGCTCCCACCCGGTGCGCCGGATCCTCCCCGAGGTGGTGGAGCGGCGCCGGCTCGACGCCGGCGACCTGCGCATCGTCATCCGCGGGCTGCGCGCCGACCTCGACCACCGCCGGCCCGCCACCATGGCCGAGCTGGAGGGCTACTGCTTCGACGTCGCCGGCTCGGTGGGGCTGGTGATGGCCGCCCTGCTGGGGGCGCGCGACCCCGCCGCCGCCCGCGACGCCGCCGCCGCGCTGGGGTCGGCGATGCAGCTCACCAACGTCTGCCGGGACGTCGACGAGGACCTCACCCGCGGACGCCTCTACCTCCCCGCCGACGTCTGCGCCCTGACCGGCTGCGACGACGACGCCCTCCGCGACCGCCGGGCCACCCCGGGGGTGCGGCTGGCGGTGGCGGTGGTCGCCCGGCGCGCCGCCGAGCTCTACGCCCGCGGGGTGACGGGTCTGCCGCTCCTGCCCCGGGAGGCGCGCTTCCCCATCGCGGTGGCGGCGCGCACCTACGCCGCCATCCTCGACCGCCTCGCCGCCCGCGGGCACGACGTCTTCGCCGGCCGGGTGTCGACCACGCGCCGCGACAAATGGGCCCTGGTGGCCCGCCTCGCCGCCGCCCGCGCCATCCGCGGCTGA